The Bos javanicus breed banteng chromosome 21, ARS-OSU_banteng_1.0, whole genome shotgun sequence genome includes a region encoding these proteins:
- the LOC133234455 gene encoding exocyst complex component 6-like produces the protein MAEIGEGPGTVPEHERILQEIQGTDTACVGPTLRSVYDDQPNAHKKFMEKLDACIRNHDKEIEKMCNFHHQGFVDAITELLKVRTDAEKLKVQVTDTNRRFQDAGKEVIVQTEDIIRCRIQQRNITTVVEKLQLCLPVLEMYSKLKEQMSTKRYYSALKTMEQLENVYFPRVSQYRFCQLMIENLPKLREDIKEISMSDLKDFLESIRKHSDKIGETAMKQAQQQKIFTVTLQKQNNVKFGKTMYINDRIPEERNEIVLKHAFEEEDENEEEVLTVQDLVDFSPVYQCLHIYSVLGDEETFENYYRKQRKKQARLVLQPQSNMHETVDGYRRYFTQIVGFFVVEDHILHVTQGLVTRAYTDELWNMALSKIIAVLRAHSSYCTDPDLVLELKNLIVIFADTLQGYGFPVNRLFDLLFEIRDQYNETLLKKWAGVFRDIFEEDNYSPIPIVSEEEYRAIISKFPFQDPDLEKQPFPKKLPMSQSVPHIYIQVKEFIYASLKFSESLHRSSTEIDDMLRKSTNLLLTRTLSSCLLNLIKKPHIGLTELVQIIINTTHLEQACKYLEDFITNITNISQETVHTTRLYGLSTFKDARHAAEGEIYTKLNQKIDEFVQLADYDWTMSEPDGRASGYLMDLINFLRSIFQVFTHLPGKVAQTACMSACQHLSTSLMQMLLDSELKQISMGAVQQFNLDVIQCELFASSEPVPGFQGDTLQLAFIDLRQLLDLFMVWDWSTYLADYGQPASKYLRVNPNTALTLLEKMKDTSKKNNIFAQFRKNYRDKQKLIETVVKQLRSLVNGMSQHT, from the coding sequence ATGGCGGAGATCGGCGAAGGTCCGGGCACCGTCCCAGAGCACGAGCGGATCTTGCAGGAGATCCAGGGCACAGACACCGCCTGCGTGGGGCCCACCCTCCGGTCTGTGTATGATGACCAACCAAATGCACACAAGAAGTTTATGGAAAAGTTAGATGCTTGTATCCGTAATCATGACAAGGAAATTGAAAAGATGTGTAATTTTCATCATCAGGGTTTTGTAGATGCTATAACAGAACTCCTTAAAGTAAGGACTGATGCAGAGAAACTTAAGGTGCAAGTTACTGATACCAACCGAAGATTTCAAGATGCTGGAAAGGAGGTGATAGTCCAAACAGAAGATATTATTCGATGTAGAATTCAGCAGAGGAATATTACAACTGTAGTAGAAAAATTACAGTTATGCCTTCCAGTGCTGGAAATGTACAGTAAGCTAAAAGAACAGATGAGTACAAAAAGATACTATTCAGCTCTAAAGACTATGGAACAATTAGAGAATGTGTATTTTCCCCGGGTTAGTCAGTACCGGTTTTGTCAGCTAATGATAGAAAATCTTCCTAAGCTCCGTGAAGATattaaagaaatctccatgtcTGACCTCAAAGACTTTTTGGAAAGCATTCGAAAACATTCTGACAAAATAGGTGAAACAGCAATGAAACAGGCACAGCAGCAGAAAATCTTCACTGTTACTCTGCAGAagcaaaataatgtaaaatttggGAAGACTATGTATATAAACGATAGAATTccagaagaaaggaatgaaattgtatTGAAACATGCATTTGAGGAAGAGGATGAGAATGAAGAGGAGGTCTTAACTGTACAAGATCTTGTTGATTTTTCCCCTGTTTACCAATGTTTGCATATTTATTCTGTTCTGGGTGATgaggaaacatttgaaaattattaccgaaaacaaagaaagaaacaggcaAGACTGGTATTGCAACCCCAGTCAAATATGCATGAAACAGTTGATGGCTATAGAAGATATTTCACTCAAATTGTAGGGTTCTTTGTGGTGGAAGATCACATTTTACATGTGACCCAAGGATTAGTAACCAGGGCATACACTGATGAACTTTGGAACATGGCCCTCTCAAAGATAATTGCTGTCCTTAGAGCTCATTCATCTTATTGCACCGATCCTGATCTTGTTCTGGAGCTGAAGAATCTCATTGTAATATTTGCAGATACTCTACAGGGTTATGGTTTTCCAGTGAATCGACTTTTTGAccttttatttgaaataagagATCAATACAATGAAACATTGCTTAAGAAATGGGCTGGAGTTTTCAGGGACATTTTTGAAGAAGATAATTATAGCCCCATCCCTATTGTTAGTGAAGAAGAATATAGAGCAATCATAAGTAAATTTCCCTTTCAAGATCCAGACCTTGAAAAGCAACCTTTCCCAAAGAAATTGCCCATGTCTCAGTCAGTGCCTCATATTTATATTcaagttaaagaatttatttatgcCAGCCTTAAATTTTCAGAGTCACTACACCGGAGCTCAACAGAAATAGATGATATGCTTAGAAAATCTACAAATCTGCTGCTGACCAGAACTTTGAGTAGCTGTTTACTGAATCTTATTAAAAAACCTCATATAGGTTTGACAGAGCTAGTGCAAATCATCATAAATACCACACACCTAGAACAAGCCTGCAAATACCTTGAGGACTTTATAACTAACATTACAAATATTTCTCAAGAAACTGTCCATACCACAAGACTTTATGGACTTTCTACTTTTAAGGATGCCCGACATGCAGCAGAGGGAGAAATATATACCAAGCTTAATCAAAAAATTGATGAATTTGTTCAGCTTGCTGATTATGACTGGACAATGTCTGAGCCAGATGGAAGAGCTAGTGGTTATTTAATGgatcttattaattttttgagaagcATCTTTCAAGTGTTTACTCATTTGCCTGGGAAAGTTGCCCAGACTGCTTGCATGTCAGCCTGCCAGCATCTGTCAACATCCTTAATGCAGATGCTGCTGGACAGTGAGTTAAAACAGATAAGCATGGGAGCCGTTCAGCAGTTTAACCTAGATGTCATACAGTGTGAATTGTTTGCCAGCTCTGAGCCGGTGCCAGGATTCCAAGGGGATACCCTACAACTTGCATTTATTGACCTCAGACAACTCCTCGACCTGTTTATGGTTTGGGATTGGTCTACTTATCTAGCTGATTATGGTCAGCCAGCGTCTAAGTACCTTCGGGTGAATCCAAACACAGCCCTTACTCTTTTGGAGAAGATGAAGGATACTAGCAAAAAGAACAATATATTTGCTCAATTCAGGAAGAATTATCGAGACAAACAGAAGTTGATAGAGACAGTTGTGAAACAGCTGAGAAGTTTGGTGAATGGTATGTCCCAACACACATAG